The following are encoded in a window of Vigna unguiculata cultivar IT97K-499-35 chromosome 8, ASM411807v1, whole genome shotgun sequence genomic DNA:
- the LOC114194202 gene encoding elicitor-responsive protein 3-like encodes MKRGILEVLVVNAKGIIHTNFVGTPSYYVIIECGTQTRITKVSSGKHEKPRWNEKFIFDLSEFDCKNSTYLKCRIMDTELFRNGGFVGEAKIFIGGIILEGSDQGYIEIQPAPYNVVLQDHTYKGQIKIGFKFIADNNEEYLMEKPDEFKGYEKKESPNSIFGWIWRISLWKILFFY; translated from the exons ATGAAGAGAGGAATTCTTGAAGTACTTGTTGTCAATGCAAAAGGAATTATACACACAAATTTTGTTG GAACACCTTCTTACTATGTGATTATTGAATGTGGCACTCAGACTCGAATAACAAAAGTTTCATCAG GAAAACATGAGAAACCTCGGTGGAATGAGAAATTCATATTTGATTTGTCGGAGTTTGATTGCAAGAATTCAACGTATCTTAAATGTAGAATCATGGACACAGAACTCTTCAGAAATGGTGGATTTGTTGGTGAAGCCAA AATTTTCATAGGTGGAATAATATTGGAAGGAAGTGATCAGGGATACATAGAAATACAACCAGCTCCATATAATGTGGTTCTTCAAGATCACACTTACAAAGGACaaataaaaattggatttaAATTCATTGCTGATAAT AATGAAGAGTACTTGATGGAGAAACCAGATGAATTCAAGGGTTATGAGAAGAAGGAATCACCCAATTCAATTTTTGGATGGATTTGGAGAATATCACTGTGGAAAATCTTGTTTTTCTATTAG